DNA sequence from the Methylacidiphilum kamchatkense Kam1 genome:
AGGCGGATTTTTTAAATGGGGAAAGAAGATTAGGCCATATCTTTAAAAAGACGGAGACAAGAGAAGTCTGCCAATCGTTAACATGAAAAACATCCGGAATCCACCCCATTTCTTTACATATTTCAAGAACGGCTTTGGAGAACATACCAAACCTGTAAGCATTGTCTTTGTATTCCCCACCGGGTTCATCATAAATTCCTCTTCTATTGAAATAGTCTGCATATTCAACAAGCCAAAGTGGTATGTTCCCATCTAAAGAGGTCTCATGCAATCCAATCCAATGTTCACAGTTGCAGCCCATGTGCACACAAGCAGAGCCGAGGAATCGGATATTATAAAGAGATTTATCAATAACCGAATAAAAAGGAATAATGACTTTTACGTCATGTCCCAGCTTTGCTAAGGAGCGGCTTAAGGAAAAAATCATATCGGCTAGCCCTCCTACTTTGGCAAAGGGGCTACATTCAGAAGCAATAAGCAAGATTTTAAGCCTAATTTTTGTCTCTTTTCTCTCCTCCTTCTCCAACTCTTTGACCGGTTGTTGATCCTTTTGGAGGGCTGTTGCTTTTTTGGAAGAAGTGCCTTTTGCTGTTTTTTTGGTGGCAGTCGTTGTTTTTCTTTTGGGTGAAGCTAAAGCCATAACTTTATTGCTACTGGAAAGCTATCTGTAAGCCAAGTAATAATAAGATGCTATTCTTACAATTTATTTATAAGCAATCTTTTTAGTCTTTATTTAAGTTTGACAGAGGATTCCGAGGGAAATATCATGAGGGAGGGGATGGGACAGTTAAAGGATCGAACTACATCATATATGGAAGATGAGCGATAAAAGAAAGTTTAGGGAAAGCTTAAAAATAGGCAGGATTTCTTCCCATGATCTGGGGCATGAACAAATTCCTATAAGAGTCGTTGCCTATGGCTATAAGGGAGATCGGATTGATACCAATACAGCTTTGGGTATTGGAGCTTTTAATAATAGATTAGGTCCTTTTAGCTTTGCTTTAAGCCATTCTTTAGAAAAAAAACTTGCGTTAAAAAAAGGGGACACTCTTCTTTTGCACTTTTCCAATGGGAAGAAAATGGTTGGACAATTCGATGATAGGATTCCAGCTTCAAGCATTTGCAAGCTAATAAGAAAACATGGGAAAGGAGCAAAATTGACAATAGATGTCTACATGCCTTGGGGAAACAAAAAGGAAGCTTACAGTCTTCCAGAACTAGCGAAGTTAGAGGTCTTAAAGAAAGGGACTGACCCAATGCAACTAGAAAAGCTCTTAATAGAAAAGGGGCTTCCTGTATACGAACGAGCCAATCGGTGGCATCGATGGGTTGAGGCACAAAGGGCTCATGAAAAAATGAAAGAAAGTTATTCCAAGCATTCATTTTTTGATAAGCACATCAAAAGATCTTCCTTTAACTTTTTTGATCGGGAAATTTGATTCGTTTTGTCAACAAGTGCCTTCTTAAAACAGCTGTGCAGGACGTAGTTTAATATCGCCCTACTTTCTTCTTAGCGGTTGTACTACCTTTAAGCTCCAAGGCAATGGGATTAGACAACTTTAAAATGGCCTTTTGATCGCTATCCTATAGCTAGAGACGGGATAATCCAGGACCGTTTACTCTTTTTAGAAAAAAAGAAAAAATCTTTGTTTTCGCTTAAAAGCTATTATATTATAAAATCACAGTATAAAAAACTTATCGTTTTATTAAGCTTTTATTTTCGAACAATTTGAATAACCTTCTCCCCTTTCTATCTACTCATGACTCCCCAACAGATTCCTATTCGCAGCGCTAATCCTGAAACGACTATCCATTCCTGGAAAGCCAAAGTTCTTGCCTACCAAAAGCCTTCCCTATGGAAAAGTCTCTGGCAACTTGCAAACACACTCATTCCATATGCAGCATTCTGGTATCTCATTTATTTAAGTCTGCCTGTATCTGTCTTTCTTGTCTTGCCTCTTATTGTGCTCTGTGCGGCTTTCCAAATCCGTATATTTTCTCTGTTCCATGATTGTTGCCATGGCTCCTTTTTTAAGTCGAAGAAAGCCAATGAAATCATTGGTACCTTCCTTGGCATTCTAGTGTTTACTCCTTATCATCATTGGAAATGGGAACATTCCATTCATCATGGCAATGCGGGCAACCTTGACAAAAGAGGCGTTGGAGATATGTGGACATGGACGGTCAAAGAATATTTGGCCTCTCCATGGTGGCGGAAGTTAATCTATAGAATACTTCGTAATCCCATATTTTTGTTTGGAATTTCTCCACTTGGTCTTTTTCTTATTAAAAACAGGTTTGCTTCGAAAAACGCTGGGAAAAAAGCGCGGCAATCAGTTTTGATTACTAATATTGGTATTTTAGCCCTATGCGTAGCTCTTGGATTCTTATTTGGTTGGCAAAAATATATTCCTATCCAACTAATGGTTGTTTTTCTTGCAGGTTCTGCAGGCATTTGGCTCTTTTATGTCCAACATCAATTTGAAGAGGTTTATTGGGAAAGAGGGAAAAAATGGGATTTTCAGTCTGTTGCTCTAGAAGGGAGTTCTTTTTATAAACTTCCAAAGATTTTAGAATGGATTACCGCCAGTATTGGATACCACCATGTCCATCATTTAAGTCCCCAAATACCCAATTACTTGTTAGAACAATGCCACAAAAACGTACCCATTTTTGAAAAAGCAAAGACTCTGACGCTACTATCTAGTTTGAAAACTCTCAACCTTCATCTTTGGGATGAGGACCAAAGAAAAATGGTAAGTTTCAAATTTCTTAGAACTTTTTCTTCTTCAAAAAATTAACGCAGACAAGTTTTGCCTCAATTAATTCTCAAGCAGTCTGGAACAACTTATGCCCAGGCTTGATGAAGGCATGAGAAGAAGGTGGCTATAGCTTTCCTTCCTCTTGTTTTATTCCCTGGTTTCAAAGTATTACTTATAAAGCCTCACATGAATGGATAAATCCGTTTTGCAATCGCAAGGTCTTTAGCAGGGATTCTAGTTATTGGAGAGGCAGAAGTGTAAGCTCATAGGAGCTGCAAGAGGAAAAAGTTCTCAAGAGAGAAATCCTAAGGCGTCAAGTACCGCATCAAAAAAGTTTTTTTTCTGACAACATGAGCGATGGTTAGAAACCTTTTTGCTTCAGAGGGTGAGGAAAGGATACTAGACGGCGACGGCCGCTTTTATTGGAGGATATGGATCATAATTCAAAAGCTCGATATCCTCAAAGCAAACAGCATCGATGGACTTGAGATGTGGGTTAATTCGTAGAGTTGGTAATGGCCTAGGGGATCTTTGAAGCTGTAATTTTGCTTGAGACACATGGGTTGTGTATAGATGAAGATCTCCAAAGCTCTGAATAAACTCTTTAGGGATCAAACCGCAGACATGAGCTATGAGGTGTGTAAGGAGAGAATAGGAAGCAATGTTAAAGGGTACCCCTAGAAAAACATCTGCGCTTCTTTGGTAAAGGTGACAGGACAGATAGGGGCCGTTGACATAAAAC
Encoded proteins:
- a CDS encoding fatty acid desaturase family protein, with amino-acid sequence MTPQQIPIRSANPETTIHSWKAKVLAYQKPSLWKSLWQLANTLIPYAAFWYLIYLSLPVSVFLVLPLIVLCAAFQIRIFSLFHDCCHGSFFKSKKANEIIGTFLGILVFTPYHHWKWEHSIHHGNAGNLDKRGVGDMWTWTVKEYLASPWWRKLIYRILRNPIFLFGISPLGLFLIKNRFASKNAGKKARQSVLITNIGILALCVALGFLFGWQKYIPIQLMVVFLAGSAGIWLFYVQHQFEEVYWERGKKWDFQSVALEGSSFYKLPKILEWITASIGYHHVHHLSPQIPNYLLEQCHKNVPIFEKAKTLTLLSSLKTLNLHLWDEDQRKMVSFKFLRTFSSSKN